A window of Glycine soja cultivar W05 chromosome 13, ASM419377v2, whole genome shotgun sequence genomic DNA:
TATCAATAATCtggatagattaatatatatgtgatagtatttattgaataaatattaatagatctcatttattaatttgcatatatagatgagtcacatgttgatgtaatcattgaactgactcaattgaaattttctaatgattaaaatttatcataaattgtcaatagaaaattctcaagaatatgtataatagttttctttgacctgagattgtcatagtaattaacaggttatttgttgtattttgatttGAGACACCTAATGCTTTAGATCACTTGTTGAATGaatattggatatgattaaatatttgtagaattaatgattaattaagaaGGAATCCGTCAACTcttggtaatgagtttgagctctatgaataaaattacaTCCTGGTcaggaaaattaaatgaaagaagaaatgagtttctTGAGTCATTATGAGTTAACTCAAAAAGATTTGACAGTAATATCATATTCTAGAGTTAACCCAGAgctctaaagatgaaaaaatattgGCATTACCACTTTTTGTTAATGATACTACCCATATGGATGTCTTTTAGACATATTCCTAAATTTCCCCTTGGACAGAGACACAATCAAAACGTGTGTTCTGTTACTTAAGCAGGGTTGTAAAAAACAAAACGCAATAGAAACACAACTCTATTGTACAAGTGTGCAATAAAATCgtgttttcattgttttttaccTCTCATACAAGCAACAAAATTGTGTTTCCCTTATCGAGTAGGggtgaaaaaaataacaaaaatacgaTTTCATTATATACTATACAACAACGGAATCATATTTCCGTTTTTGTCTCTACAACCCTTCCTCTCCCCTCCCCTTCCCCGCAACCCCTCTTCTCGGCAACCCCCTCTCATCAAACCAAACTAAAACATCCCAGACCCCTAACCCTTCGTCTCCACAACCCTCCCTGCAACCTTCTCACTATTAAGATCAAACCAACAATAACACAGATTCAAGCacacaaaaaattcaaaaatgagAAGAAGTGATTGGATCTGGATAGGGGTAGAGTGTCCAATGCAATGTTTGGTTCTCGACTGCACAACATGAGGCTGGAGGAATCTAGATGGCAAAATGTGGTGTAGCACGTGCCTCGCAGGTTGAGGTTATCGGTGCGACACGGTGGCAGAGGAAGATGTCAAATATGGAGAGGTTGCTAATGACATCGGTGGAGACAAGGTTGCAGAGGAAAGGGCGCTGACAGTTGTAGAGTTGTTGTGGATCAAGCCAAGGGAGGTGGCGATGGAAAACTCATTCCAAAATAAGGAGAAGGATGGTGTGGTGCCATTGGAGGCGGAGTTGTTGTAGAGCAACCCATTGGAGGCTGTATCCAAATGGAGGAGGTCCAATTGTTTTGTCCCTTCTTCAGTCTTATAGGGACCACTGTGTTGGTCATGTTTGGATACGTTGGGAGTGCCCAAAGTTGAAGCTTGTAAACCACAATGCCCAAGCATTAACGTCCCCTACTCATTTGCAAGTTAAGGCTTATGTGGAGTGGTCAAGATTATCTGCTCTTGCTACGACATGGTATCCTATTGAAAATAGGAGCTTGGTGAATGCCTTTTTTGAGAGGTGGCACCAGGAGACGTCTTCCTTCCACTTTCCTGTTAGAGAGATGAACATCACTTTGGATAATGTGTCTTGTTTATTGCACTTGCTTGTGACATGCAGGGCCATTGATCATGTCCTCTCACTCTTTGACAGAGAGGCGATGAAGATCCTGTTGATGACTCATCTGGGTATTCCAACAGAGACAAAAGTTGCAGCAGCGACACACGCAGGTGCCAGGGTGAGGTTGATGTGACTGGAAGACCTTTATCACTGTTGTGTTGAGTCAGGCTTGTGTGTTTGGGCTGCCATGAATTATTTCTTAGACTTGATCAATGGTATGATATTTGCCAACATGTCCTTGACTCACGTCCATGTTGCGTACCTCAAGTATCTCATAGTCTTGGATGCTTGCCACAAGTACGCATGGAGAGTAGCTGCACTAGCATACCTCTACAATCATCTCTCCTATGCGAGCCAATATAACAACAAGTAGTGTGAAGGTTATATGACATTACTCATGgtaagtaaattattttttttactgtaattaatatttattacaatCATAAGTGTTTGCGCATCTTTCCAATGTTGGCTACTCAGAGAGACAGAAGGGTTATGTGGTGGAGGACCCAATAGCCACCAGATGGAAGGCATTGAGAGATATTGGGTGTGCCCTTTCGATCAGGAAGAGATTGGATGACCTATAGATAGATGTTGTCTTGTGGTGTCCATATGAGGACCACAATAATGTGAGGCCTTTCGTACAATAAACCATTTTCTCTGGCTTCATTAGATGTCGGGCTGACGTGAGGCTTTATCACCAAAAGAGGGTGCTAAGGTAGTTTGGCCATGTACAAACAATTCCATGCTAGTCAGCTCCATATCCTACACATCAACTTTTTGATCGAGTGTGAGAGGAGTGACAACAACATATCATTCCTCTTAGCGAGGTTGTGCCACCTAGGGTTCCTTGGACTTGTACCTATGATTATCTACCTTGATTTTACAAGATTTCTCATCCCTATGTCATTTCGCCGGAAGAGGGACAACCATCATGTGGTCCTGTACGTTGATCGCCAATCAGAGTACATCTACAGCCTAGGCAACCACTAAAGACTAGGTACCAGGTGAATACTACTTTTGCAACGTAATACAAATtagattttgttgattttttcccCTAAATTGTCACTGAAAAGTAGTTACTAATTGTAATTGTTATTGCAAGATCGATTCCGAAAAAACGCTAGAAGCTATACAGAGCTTGTTGTTAGCAGTTAGGTGCATCTCAAACACATAAAGACCTAGGAAGAAGGCTTGCAAGGATGATGGCAAGCATGGCAAGAAAGGTGGCAGAGACGATTGATTATTGTATTTAACACAtgccatcatcatcatttttatgGTTTGATGTAATATGCAtagtttttatgttgttttgaaatatttgtttttagtttatGTTGTGGTGTTGAATTACTTTTTTGGTGTTCATCAACTGTTTAAACAACACACACTTAGTAATTTAACAACAATTATTTCTTCAATTGATTCATAAAAAAAGCTTCAACTACTAAAGAAACATTGTtaatataaacttaaaaaaaacaacgtACTATATTTATAAAGCAAAAACATGACTACATAAATTTATCACGTATCAGAGCAATGATCTTATTAGCAAATCTTGATTTCCTTGGTTTGCGTAGTAAGACAAGGATTTCATCTGAAGATTGGTCAAAAGTTACATtcaactcaatcagacatttgcTACTAAATTCcaaatagatgaaaaatatttttcctacaTCATCGTCATGTTTAAGTTCCATACACTTGTATTCAATACAATTATCACTTACATAAACAGGTTGGCTATAAAAAAGTCAAGTAAAATTTTGCAACCTCGGGTGTTCATAGTTGTTTTCCTTAAAATATCAAGTGACATGTCCTCACTTATTGTGACAACTTTAGGACCACTAGGAAATTCAAACAATATCCCTTCAGGTGATAAAAGTATGTCACCATTGCAATACATTACAGCAGACGCACTCGTTATGTTTTAAGCAATATGGTGAATATTAAGAAGAAAAGATGTTGAATTGCATCAAAGTCCTAGTGCTATTTATATTAGATGATTGACTGTTCTCTTATGATTCATATCAACAGTTAAGATTGCACCAATAATATAAATCGTTTAGATTGTGTCTATATTTAAAACAATTGGCATGggtatcataaaaaaaagtgtctAATCAATAAATGCAGCATTTACAgtgttcaattaataaaaaatacaccaaatatattttttatttataatttaataaaaaaaatattacataattcCGTTGTGTTATGGGGGAAAACAACAAtagaatcacaatttttttattttaagagggGTGTCAAAAAGAAACTACAACGAAATTGAGATTTTGttgctatatttttttacataaaaatggAATCACGATTCCGTTGTGTTAAGGAGGgttgtcataaaaaaatacaatggaaTTGTAACTCCTTTGTAATGTTTGGctgacaaaaaacatgcaacggAATTGTGATTTCGTTATACATATGATTATGTTATGTTGTAGGGATGTAAAAATGAGTACACAATAGAATTATGATTCCCTTGTAGATTCTATTCAACTCTTTTGTAGGGACCAATAGCAAATGGAATGGGATCAATAGTAACCCCTTAAAATACATCTACAAATGGCGACCCAATCACTCAAGATatgattgatttttctttttcttttatttaattaagagttgtagataaaaagaaaaaatcgttGAACAAATTTGTAAAAACTACCTGCACCTAACCTAAGTATTTTGGTTACACCGATCGGTTC
This region includes:
- the LOC114381727 gene encoding protein MAIN-LIKE 1-like, producing MVWCHWRRSCCRATHWRLYPNGGGPIVLSLLQSYRDHCVGHVWIRWECPKLKLVNHNAQALTSPTHLQVKAYVEWSRLSALATTWYPIENRSLVNAFFERWHQETSSFHFPVREMNITLDNVSCLLHLLVTCRAIDHVLSLFDREAMKILLMTHLGIPTETKVAAATHAGARVRLM